AAAATTAAGCCGCATAAAACACCCTTAAAAATAAATAAAAAACTATTCCTTGAAACGCCTACAAGTAGCGGTATGCAAATAACACCCATAATTGAAAATACAAATTTAAAACCTGGAGATAGAATAATTGTAAGGATTGAATTAAGTGTTGATAGAGCAATGGAATATGTGCATCTAAAGGATTTACGAGCCTCAACCCTGGAGCCTGAAAATGTCTTATCTCAATATAAATTCAGAGATGGTTTGGGGTATTATGAATCTACAAGAGATGCATCAACAAATTTCTTTTTTTCCCATTTACCAAAAGGAACTTTTATTTTTGAATACCCTTTGCGTATAACTCATTTTGGGAATTTTTCCGCAGGAATAGCAACAGTACAATGCATGTATGCGCCTGAATTCACAAGTCATTCAGAAGGGGTAAAATTAATTATAAAAGAAAAATAATTTTTCAGAATTTTATTTTAATAAAATAATTTTCAGAAAAACAAAAAAATATTATTCGATATTTTTGTTATAAAAACCTCCTGTACTGTATGGTTTTACAGTTGTTTTAGAGACATTGCATGGGGTATAACAAAGTGATTGTCAACAAATAAATGTTGAAAAAATAAACTACAAAAAGTAAAAAGCATGAATCCTTTTCACGTTATTCGTTGTATAAAAACAAAAAACAAAAAACCATGGCAAAAAAAGTAGCCCCAAAAAAAGCAGCTCCTAAGGCAGCAGCTAAGCCTGCAGCAAAAAAAGCAGCTCCTAAAGCAGCAGCTAAACCTGCAGCTAAAAAAGCAGCTCCTAAAAAAGCAGCGGCAAAACCTGCAGCTAAAAAATCAGCTCCTAAAAAAGTTGCTGCAAAAAAATCAGCTCCTAAAAAGCCAGCTGCAAAAAAAGTGGTTAAGAAAAAGTAATTTTGAAACTTCAGAATTTAAACCCGGGATTGGTTTTATTATTTATAATTTTTCGATCCCAATTCCGGGTTTATTTTTTTTGGGAATAATACATCCATTTGCAATTTTTATTCCTTCAAAAAGATCATTGGTAATCAAATATGAACTATCCAAATCTGCCCAATCTGCAAGTGTTGAGATATGACTTGCGGCAGCTATTCCACAGGAAGTCTCTGTCATAGATCCTATTATTATTTTCATTTGTTTTTCCCTTCCAAGTTCAATCATTTTTAAGGCTTCATTCAATCCTGTACATTTCATTAATTTAATATTAATGCCATGGTAGATTCCATCTGCATTATTTATATCGTTAATGCGTTGTACAGCCTCATCTGCAATTATTGGAACAGAACTTCTATCCGCTAACCATCTTGTTTCTTTTATCATTTCTTTTGGCAATGGCTGCTCAATATATGTGCAATTGTAATCCTCAAGCATTTTCACAAAATCAAGTGCTGAATATTTGTTTTTCCATCCTTGATTAACATCTACTGCAAATGGTTTATCAGTGTTTTTTATTACTGTTTCAATTATTTCTTTGTCGTAATTACTTCCTAATTTTATTTTAAAAAAATTGAAATCCTTCGCTTCCGCAATTTTATTTTTTGTTTTTTCAAGAGAATCTATTCCAATAGTATAGGACGAAACGGGATATTCATTATTGGGAAGATTTAAAAATTCGGAGCAGTTTTTTTTTAGCAGTTTTCCTTTTAAATCATGAAGTGCAATATCAATGGATGCTTTAGCTGCAGTATTACCAGGATCTAATTTATCTATGTAAATAATGAAATCAGCAATATTTAACGGATCAATTAAGTTAGAAAAATTGATTTTTTTCAAAAAATCAATTACGCTTTTTTGCGTTTCACCTAGGTAAGGAGGTAAACTTGCTTCACCAAAACCTATTAAACCATTATGCTCTATTTCAGTAAGTATAATTGGTGTTGAAGTCCTTGAACCCATTGAAAGGGTAAAAGGATACTTAAGCATTAAGGTATATGAATAAAAGTTCAGTTTCAATTGCAAAAAAAAATGATTAAGGTTACATTTGCTTATATTTAAAAAACTAAAAATATGAAAAACTATTGGAAAACTCTTGTTTTACCTATTCTGTTAGGTATTGCGAGTTGCACTGGTGATAACAGTACAACAACTAACAATTCAGAACATGAAGTGCAAGCAGGATGGCTTGCCCTGGATTTAGCAATGCCTGGAATGCATTATGCACTTCCTATGCTTATTAATATTCCAGATGAGAATACAGCAAAAGGAAAATCAGAAATTATGGAAGGTCCTTCTGGAGGCACTCAAATTTTGGCAGGCTCTGAATTCAACCTTGAAATAATTGCTTCCCCAATGACAATGGCTGAAAAAAAAGAAGACATTGAAAGAAATCCAATTTTTAAAATTACTTATTTAACTGACGAACCTAATGTGATTTTTTATAAAGCAGAAATTACAGATACCGAAATTGTTCAATACCATTTTTATTTGATAAAAGAAATCGAAAATGCAAATTATGGAATTGAAAATATTAAAAATGAAGATTTTTCTGAAACAGGAATCCAACGGATGATTGATGCTTCAAAAAGTTTAAGGCTAAAAGAAAAAGTTTAAAAAAGGCGTTGTAAAAGAATAATCTAAAAAAGATTATTCTTTTACAATTATAAATTAAGGGTTAAAACAAAAGAAAAAACAGTCTTCCTGCCTGCAATTATTCTTTTTAAGCGATGTTTGTTTTCCTTTGCATGTTCTTTTCATCGAAAGAATAAAAACACAGCATGTAAATAAAAAAAAGAGTCCGTATTTATTATGAGGCCACTGAAAAAACTAACCCCGAAGGGATGATACAATTATAGATTAATATTTTTAATTCCGTCCAACCCCGGAGGGGAGAAATTATTGATTGTTTATTTTTATGCCACCCCTTCGGTTTTTTGGTTTTAATTGTTGTTTTTTTCTGTAATCCTGTCACCCCTTCGGGCTTAGCTTTTTCAGTGGCCTCTATTTATTATACAGCCTCTTTTTTTAAACTTTTCCTACCGGAGAGCCGGTAAGTGTATCCAAATCTCTATCGAATAGGTAAAGACCACCCTTATCGTTTCCAATTAATTTTAGTTTATCAAGAATGTTTTTGGCAAGAGCCTCTTCTTCTATTTGTTCAGCCACATACCATTGCAGGAAATTTTGAGTGGTATAATCTTTTTCTGAAAGACAAGCCTCAACTAATTTGTTAATTTCTGTTGAAACAACTATTTCATGTGCATGCACCATTTCAAAAACCTTAGGAAGTGATTCGAACTCCCTTGGTGGTTCTTCTAGTGAAGGAATAATTGCTTTTCCTCCTCTTTCGTTAATATACTTAACAAGCTTTAGCATATGTAAGCGCTCCTCATCGGATTGTCTGTATAAAAAATTGGATACTCCATTCAATCCATTGTTTTCTGCCCAAGAGGCCATGGAAAGATAATACTGGGAAGAATATCCTTCCAGCTCAACCTGTTCGTTCAATTTTTTTTCAATTGTGGAAATCAGCATAATTTAAAATTTAAGAGTTGTAATTATGTAATACTAAAAGCGGTTTGTCAGTCTGAAAAACCATTGTCTTGGTCATACTTGTATGAAATATAGTTTCAAAAAGAGTGTATTTTTTGGCAAGCATAACAGTCCAATCAGGCTTATTACTCTCAACCAACTCTCTTATTCCTTCTATAATGTCACCTTTTACTGCAAAATATATTTCTGTTTTAACATTGTTGAAATATTCGGAAAGCTTTAATTGAACTTGTGATTTTTCAATTACTTCTTGTTCAAATTCAGGAATAACAGAATATATTTGCAATTCAGCATTAAAAATTTTGATTAATTGGGATAAGAAGCGTAAATCTTTTGCATTCTTAATTTCTTTTAAATCATAAGCAAATCCAATTTTACGGGGAGTTGTATACCTGGCATTTGAAGGCACTGCTAAAACAGGGCAGGCAACATTCTTAACCACACTGGCTGTGTTTGAACCAATAATGGTTTCCAATACTCCACTTGCTCCTTTAGTGCCCATTACAATCAAATCAATGTCCTCGTCCTTGATTAATTCAGCGCATACACTTACTACATCTCCAATTCTGCTTTTTGTTTCACAATTGATATCTGCAAAACGTGGATTTTTCTTAATTCTTTCTAAGGTTTGTTTCAATCCTGCCTCTGAGTCTTCTTTGAGAATGCCCATTACAGATACCATTATATCTGCCCTGTTATAGGGCATATGGTAAGCATTCAGCAAAATTATTTTTGCGGAGTTTAACTTTGCAAGTTCAAGAGCATATTCTAAAGCATTATTTGCATCGCTTGAGAAATCTGTCGGAAATAATATGTTTTTCATAAAATAGAATATTTATTCCTAAATATACTGTTCTTTCCCTGAAGTAAAAAACAAAAGTATTAATTTAATACGAGGTAAAAATTGGTTTTTAATTAAATTCTCACACCTATTACAAGAATATCATCTACCTGTTCTAATTTTCCTCGCCAGTTGTTGAAGGTTTCCTCTAGCCTTTGCTTTTGATTTACCATTGGTAAATCTTTAATTTCATATAAAAAGGATTTAAAGCGTTGGCTCATGAATTTTTTTCCTGAATCACCTCCAAATTGATCAGCAAAACCATCTGAAAATAAATAAAGGCTATCTCCTTTTACACCTTTAAAATAATGGTTGTTGTAATTTGTGTTTTCCATATCAGCAACACCTCCAATAGAAAAGCGATCGCCTTTAATCTCTAAAAACTCATTTCCAAAAAAGCAATACAGCGGCCTTAGAGCACCTGCAAAGGTAAGTTCAAGAGTATTTATATCAAAGCTGATAATACTCATGTCCATTCCGTCAATTGACTCTCTGTTCAAAAGGTCTTTATTTAAGGCCTTCAACACTTTTTTATGCAATTCCAAAAGTATTGCTGATGGATCAGTTATACCCATCTCATTCACTATCTGATTCAGAAAACTTGAACCAATCATAGACATAAATGCCCCTGGAACACCATGTCCAGTACAATCCACTGAACTTATAATTATTTTATCATTCCTTTCGGTAAAAAAATAAAAATCACCGCTTACAATGTCTTTGGGTTGAAATAATATAAAGGAATCAGGAAGTGCTTTGTTGATTTTTTTAAGATCAGGCAAAATGGCATCCTGAATGCGTTTGGCATAATTTATACTATCCGTAACTTCTTTGTTTTTTCTTGCAAGTTCCTTGTTTTTATCAGCTAGTTCAACCGTTCGTTCCGATACCTTTTGTTCAAGCTCTTTTTTGGCCTTACTTAAACTTCTTATCCTTAATTTAACAAAACCATATAACAATCCAATTGAACAAAATAGAACAATTCCTTTAAACCAGAGCGTACTCCAAAATGGTGGAACAATTGAAAAGCGGTATGTTTCAGCTTCAATATTCCAGATATTATCATTGTTTGATGCTTTTACCATAAAAGTATAATTACCATGGGGTAAATTTGAATACACAGCTTCTCCTGATTTTGTTATGGGTGACCACTCCTCATCAAAACCCTCCAGTTTGTATTGATAGTTAACCTTTTCAGGACTTGTAAGACTTATTCCTGAAAAACAGAAAGTAATGTGGTTTTGATCGTAATTAAATTTTGAATCAACAGGAAAATGGGCCTCTTTTTGAAATATTTTAATTCCATTTATCCTTGTAAGGGGTTCAATCATGTTGGTTTTATCTTCTGATGGATTGAATTTCACTACTCCCATAATAGTTCCAAACCAGATATTTCCTTGAGAATCGCGGCAAATGGCATTGGCATTTGTTTCCACTCCTGAAAAACCATCAGCCTTACCGTAATGGGTAAACAATGAATTCACAACATCATATTTTTCTATCCCGTTACTTGTTCCTATCCAAATATTACCCGAATTATCTGAAATAAGTGAATAGGGCGATTCGGATTTTAATCCCTCTTTAATGGTAAAGTTTTTAAATACATTCCCATCGAATTTATACAAGCCTCCACCATATGCTCCAAACCAAATATTTCCAGCTTTATCCTCATTCATGCAAAGAATAAATTTATGGTTTATACCACTTTTCTCATTAAAAACCTGAAACTTGTTTCCATCATACATAGTTAGATAACCACCAAGAGCACCAAACCATAAATTCCCTTTGCTATCCTTGAAAATGCGATAAATACTATTTACGCTTAATCCATTTTCTGAATTAAAAACCAAAAATTCAGAAGTAGTGGGATTGTATTTTACTGCTCCTTCTTTTGTTCCAAACCATATGTTTCCTTCATTATCATCGCAAATGGCAAATACTGTGGATGAGGAAGGCAGCTCCATTGAGGAAAAAGCCTGAGGCTTCCCTGTTAAGGTGTCAATTCTATAAACTCCTGCATTCGCAGTACCAATCCAAATAATTCCCTTTTTATCCTCAAACAGAGATAGAACAGCATTGTTTAAAAATTCATCTGAAAAATAATTTTTAATTGAAAAATCATTTGATATTCTATCTGAATTGCCAGTAGTATTCGCAGTGTAATTTATTACTGAAATTCCATGGTTAGTGCCTAACCATAAACTTCCTTTGCTATCCTCGATAACTGACCATATTAAATTGTTTGCAATACCATCAGCAATGTCAAAGGTTTGAAATCTTTCACCCCGGTATTGATTTAAACCCAAATCTGTACCTATCCAAATGTTGTTTTCTCTATCCTGCACTATGCAATTAGCATTGTAATAATTCAGTCCCTGCCTAGTAGTGAAATGCTTTATTTTTCCATCCTTTGAAATTTTTGTAACACCACCTCCTTTTGTTCCAACCCATTTATTAGAATCTTTATCTGTATCAATAAAGGTGATTTTAGGTGAAAGAAGTTCTTCATTGATTTGCCCTTTAAGGGATGGATTTCCATTTGTCAACAATTCATCTGTAGAAACAATTAAAACCCCAATGTCTTCTGTTCCTACCCAAATTTCATTTTCGGATCCCTGTGCAAAAGTTTTTATTTTTGAAACATTTAAACCATTTAATTCATTTAGTGTTAATACAGATGCTTTGGTAATTTCAACTCCTTTTGGAACTATTGTAATTCCTTTATCTGAACCAATCCATAAGTTCTGTTTATTGTCAAATATTAAACATGAAATATTCTCGGATAAAAGGCCATTGGATTTTGAATAAGAAATTGCTTGAAAATCAGACGGATTTATTCTTAGAATTCCTTTGCCTTGCGTCCCAATCCATATAATTCCATTGGCATCCTCCACAATTGCTTTTACGGATTTAAAAGCTGTTTTTTCTTCCATTTCCAGGTTTTTAAACTTGTTGCTTTTTAAATCATAAACAGAAACTCCGCCTCCCCAATGTCCGAACCAAATATTACCTGATTTAGTTTTACATGCCGAAACAACCCAGTCCTCGGCAAGCCCGTCTTTCTTTTTATAGGTGACGAATGACTTTCCGTTAAATTTTGAAACTCCACCCATTGTTCCTACCCATAAATTTCCTTCACCGTCCTGAAGTAATGTCTGTACTTGGGATTGAGTTAATCCCTGTTCAACCCCTAAATGAATAAAACTTGTTGTTTGAGCAGAAATGTTTGCTGCGAACACAAGTAAATAGAAAAAGACACTTTTTGCTAGTCCGGAAAGCAGAATTTTCTTCAAATTTTTCATGTGAAAGAAGGTTTTTAACAAACCATTTTATTGTTTTAATTTTTTTATTTCGTCCTGATATGTTTTAAAATCAATCGATAAATCATTTTTGTAATAACTTTCGCTACCCCAGAAATAAACCACTTTTTTTAAAATTATTTTTTTTTCCCGGGTATGAGAACTGCATACATAATTTGTTTTTAGGAAACCTGATTCGGTAAATTCATTAAATAGTGCCATTGGCTTTTCCTTTTTTCTGATTTCAGATAGAGTAATTACTTTTTGATTTTTTTCAACCACAGCAACTGTTTCAATTAAGGTACTTAGCTGGCTCATTTTTACTGCTTTGTTTTCCTGATATTTTACATGGTATACATGCATTTCTTCAAGTAATGGTGAACTGAAAAATTTTAATTCATCCTCTTTTTTTATGCGCTCAGAAATTGCATTGTTTTCTGTAATTGATTTTAATTTTTGAAATTCTGTTTCATTTAACATTCGCTCATTTTCAGCAGAAGCTTTTAGCAATTCCGATTCATATGAAGCTTTTACCGATTGATTTTTTTTAAATTCAACTTCTCTTTCCTTTTTTTCCTTGGCTATTCTTAAATCTTCATCTTCAGGATTAATATTTTCCTGTTTTAATTTTTCTTTTGGTGCTCCTTTTTGATTTGCAGTATTGTTATTAACACTTGTTTCTATTTGCTTTTGTTGGTCCTCTCTTAATTTGGCTTTTCTTAATTCCTCTTCCAGTCTTTTTTCCTCTTCCACTTTCCTTTCATTTTCTTCCTGTTTTATTCTTGAAAGGTTTTCTTTTTGTGTTCTATCTGCATCCATTTTTGCATCTGCGATTGCCTTTTTCTTTTTTTCGGAATCAGCAATATCTTCATCTTTTTTTGCCGAATCAGAAAGTGGTTTTGCACCTTGATTTTTTAATTTCTGGGCATCATTTATTGCTTTTTCCCATTTTGCTTTTATCGAATTAAAATAGATATGATCGTGATCAAAGCGGTTTTCTTTGGGTATGAATTTTATCGTAGCAAGGGGTTCCTTTAAAAAGGACACATCAACTCCTTCAAACCTTTCTACAATACTTACGGGGAAAGTAAATTCACC
This sequence is a window from Bacteroidota bacterium. Protein-coding genes within it:
- a CDS encoding dipeptide epimerase, producing the protein MLKYPFTLSMGSRTSTPIILTEIEHNGLIGFGEASLPPYLGETQKSVIDFLKKINFSNLIDPLNIADFIIYIDKLDPGNTAAKASIDIALHDLKGKLLKKNCSEFLNLPNNEYPVSSYTIGIDSLEKTKNKIAEAKDFNFFKIKLGSNYDKEIIETVIKNTDKPFAVDVNQGWKNKYSALDFVKMLEDYNCTYIEQPLPKEMIKETRWLADRSSVPIIADEAVQRINDINNADGIYHGINIKLMKCTGLNEALKMIELGREKQMKIIIGSMTETSCGIAAASHISTLADWADLDSSYLITNDLFEGIKIANGCIIPKKNKPGIGIEKL
- a CDS encoding ferritin produces the protein MLISTIEKKLNEQVELEGYSSQYYLSMASWAENNGLNGVSNFLYRQSDEERLHMLKLVKYINERGGKAIIPSLEEPPREFESLPKVFEMVHAHEIVVSTEINKLVEACLSEKDYTTQNFLQWYVAEQIEEEALAKNILDKLKLIGNDKGGLYLFDRDLDTLTGSPVGKV
- a CDS encoding SpoIIE family protein phosphatase; the protein is MKNLKKILLSGLAKSVFFYLLVFAANISAQTTSFIHLGVEQGLTQSQVQTLLQDGEGNLWVGTMGGVSKFNGKSFVTYKKKDGLAEDWVVSACKTKSGNIWFGHWGGGVSVYDLKSNKFKNLEMEEKTAFKSVKAIVEDANGIIWIGTQGKGILRINPSDFQAISYSKSNGLLSENISCLIFDNKQNLWIGSDKGITIVPKGVEITKASVLTLNELNGLNVSKIKTFAQGSENEIWVGTEDIGVLIVSTDELLTNGNPSLKGQINEELLSPKITFIDTDKDSNKWVGTKGGGVTKISKDGKIKHFTTRQGLNYYNANCIVQDRENNIWIGTDLGLNQYRGERFQTFDIADGIANNLIWSVIEDSKGSLWLGTNHGISVINYTANTTGNSDRISNDFSIKNYFSDEFLNNAVLSLFEDKKGIIWIGTANAGVYRIDTLTGKPQAFSSMELPSSSTVFAICDDNEGNIWFGTKEGAVKYNPTTSEFLVFNSENGLSVNSIYRIFKDSKGNLWFGALGGYLTMYDGNKFQVFNEKSGINHKFILCMNEDKAGNIWFGAYGGGLYKFDGNVFKNFTIKEGLKSESPYSLISDNSGNIWIGTSNGIEKYDVVNSLFTHYGKADGFSGVETNANAICRDSQGNIWFGTIMGVVKFNPSEDKTNMIEPLTRINGIKIFQKEAHFPVDSKFNYDQNHITFCFSGISLTSPEKVNYQYKLEGFDEEWSPITKSGEAVYSNLPHGNYTFMVKASNNDNIWNIEAETYRFSIVPPFWSTLWFKGIVLFCSIGLLYGFVKLRIRSLSKAKKELEQKVSERTVELADKNKELARKNKEVTDSINYAKRIQDAILPDLKKINKALPDSFILFQPKDIVSGDFYFFTERNDKIIISSVDCTGHGVPGAFMSMIGSSFLNQIVNEMGITDPSAILLELHKKVLKALNKDLLNRESIDGMDMSIISFDINTLELTFAGALRPLYCFFGNEFLEIKGDRFSIGGVADMENTNYNNHYFKGVKGDSLYLFSDGFADQFGGDSGKKFMSQRFKSFLYEIKDLPMVNQKQRLEETFNNWRGKLEQVDDILVIGVRI
- a CDS encoding universal stress protein, translating into MKNILFPTDFSSDANNALEYALELAKLNSAKIILLNAYHMPYNRADIMVSVMGILKEDSEAGLKQTLERIKKNPRFADINCETKSRIGDVVSVCAELIKDEDIDLIVMGTKGASGVLETIIGSNTASVVKNVACPVLAVPSNARYTTPRKIGFAYDLKEIKNAKDLRFLSQLIKIFNAELQIYSVIPEFEQEVIEKSQVQLKLSEYFNNVKTEIYFAVKGDIIEGIRELVESNKPDWTVMLAKKYTLFETIFHTSMTKTMVFQTDKPLLVLHNYNS